The genomic region CTGTTCCTGAACACATATCATTGTAAGCTGATTCATAAACCTCAGGGTATAAATCAATTCGGTGATTGCATAGGTGTATTAGGGTTTCCCAAACTGGGCTCATGAATTGATTAAAGTCTGAGATGCAATGCACAAAAATAGCAGTAAAATTTGGCAAATAAGATGAGTTTTTATATGTATGATGTTTTGAGATTTTATCAAATGCTGcagattaattaaatatgattcgGTTATCCACCACAACATAGCAATTAATTGAGTACTATTTTATTGGATGATCTGGCAAAGCTACAGTCACAATATgttaaattttacattataatgtagAATGAAGAGAAGCAACAAAGCATTTCAGAAGTAAAATTCAAAAGGGTTCAACTTTACCCCAcatctaatatttttatgattaagaCTCATTGAGTGGTGTTTTCTGGTGTCATTTCAGATGGAGTAATTTGTTCTAAAGATACAAGATCTGGGTCTGCTTGTTCTGGATAGGTTGGCTCTGGAGTATGTTCTGGTGATGTTTCTTCAGAAGCTAATTGCTCCAGAAATGTTTGTGCTGCTTCTAATTGTTCAGGAGTAGCTTCTTCTGGTGTAGATTGTTCTGGAGTCACATTCTGAGTAGTTGATTGTTCTGGTATCTCATGATCAAAACTTGATAGATCAGTAGATGTTTCTTCTTGTGAAACAACTTCTTGTGTAACTTCCTGTGCTGAAGTTATTTTCTCAGGAGATGTTTGTGTTGAATTATTTTGTTCTTCACCCGTTTGCTCTACCGGTGCTTCCCCTGGactctgtttttctttagaTGTTTCTTGTTCTGGAGATGTTTGCTCTGGAATCTCTTGATCTGGATTCTCCAGCTCAAGAGACTCTTGCTCTCTCGCCATTTTTGTGAACATGCCCTTGTACTTCAGTCTGTCCTCTTCATTTTTTAACTCCATTCTCATTTTGAGAACCGCAAGGTCTTTCTTGATTGTCTTTTTCATGCCTGGGTCCAGATCCAGGACTCTCATGAAATCATCTCTGGCCTCAACTTCATTCCACACCTCCATGTGAGCTTTTCCACGCAGATAGAAGGCTTTCATTGCCCCTGCAGATACAGAGAATGCTGTCAACTGGTGCATTTCACTTCAGGATTTCACCAATTACAGTACATAAAGACCCAACAATCTCCAAATGTTCAGTTAAAACCAAGCTCTGACCAACAGATGACAACAGGTGTAACACAATGATCTCACAAAACCAGACAAACTTCTGTTGTCATTTGTTATTGTGTGTAATTGGTTGGAGAACCGATGATTTTCTGTTACTCGCCAGGGTGCTGGTTGACGATGTCGGTTGTGTGTTCGATGACCTCATAGTACTCCTCCATGCGCAGCAGACACTGACAGTAGTTTAAAGTGAGCGTGTTGGCCATCTTCTCCAGTCTCAGCCAAGGAGCTTCCCATGCCTTTTCCTGAAGAAACAGACATTTGATTTCAATTAAATGAGACATGTCATACTTGAGtaaagggattgttcaccccaaaatgaaaacattgattacttgtcgttccaaacttgtaagacctttgttcatctttgtgaacacaaattaatattcttgatgaaatccaagagctctctgaccctcccatagacagcaacacaactgacatggttacactttatattaggtggccttaactactatgtacttatatcaaaaaataattgtgctcacattataatgcaaaacacttttggtATACAgataaggttagggacaggtttgatGGTACGTGTATGTTTAAGAATGGGTTTAGGTGTAAGGAATGGGATCAACagtgtattttaattgttaacagatgtaattacatataggtatttttgttttttaaaatatcaatacaatgtaaaaacgtgtatgtacacaataagtgcacgGTAAGGGGATGATAGTTAACGCCACCTAATATAAACAGGGACCACTGACACATTTAATgcccagaaatgtagtaagaatataattaaaataatcaagtagcggttaggttttttttgtgcacatacTTTTCCTCTTATGTGTCGGTCTACAACACACATTCATGGCAgtagaatttacatttttaggtgagctatccctttaatattaCAATAGTGGGAATGTTGTTCAATCCTTTCATGAGCAAAATAATCAAAAGATATTTTTCTCAGaatacagtcatttttaaactaatgaATGTATGCAAAAtgggtgtattttttttacctttgtcTGCACGTTCTTGATACACATAATGGCTTCCTTATATTTCAGGGTGGCGTCCTCGTATCGGCCCTGTTTGAAGAGCTTGTTCCCTTGACCGTGGAGCACAGGTACCGCTTTCAATCTCTCTTCATCATTCAGAGCCCAGGACTCTCTGTCATACTCACTGGGCTGCTGTACCTAAAACCGTTATTGATTATTGCAGTAAGTTTCA from Puntigrus tetrazona isolate hp1 chromosome 21, ASM1883169v1, whole genome shotgun sequence harbors:
- the aipl1 gene encoding aryl-hydrocarbon-interacting protein-like 1: MEDTMMLGVEGIKKSILYGGAGEKPKLVTGTKVTFHFRTQLCNDERTVIDDSKKAGMPMELVIGNMFKLDVWETLLMSMHIGEVAEFWCDVIHTGMYPIVAKSLRRIAAGKDPVDWHIHTCGMANMFAYHSLGYDDLDELQKEPQPLYFVMELLKVQQPSEYDRESWALNDEERLKAVPVLHGQGNKLFKQGRYEDATLKYKEAIMCIKNVQTKEKAWEAPWLRLEKMANTLTLNYCQCLLRMEEYYEVIEHTTDIVNQHPGAMKAFYLRGKAHMEVWNEVEARDDFMRVLDLDPGMKKTIKKDLAVLKMRMELKNEEDRLKYKGMFTKMAREQESLELENPDQEIPEQTSPEQETSKEKQSPGEAPVEQTGEEQNNSTQTSPEKITSAQEVTQEVVSQEETSTDLSSFDHEIPEQSTTQNVTPEQSTPEEATPEQLEAAQTFLEQLASEETSPEHTPEPTYPEQADPDLVSLEQITPSEMTPENTTQ